A segment of the Hallerella succinigenes genome:
GGCGTTTTACGTTTTCACGTCGAATAAAAAGCGCGTTCAAAACATTCAACGGGAATTGCACTTTGGCGGTATGTGCGTGAACGATACGCTGATGCAAATCGGTTCTCCGGAACTTCCTTTTGGCGGAGTCGGGAACAGTGGAATGGGGCGTTACCATGGGGAAGCGGGATTTAAAACCTTTTCGCACGAGGAAAGCGTTCTAGAACGGGGGACCTGGCTGGATTTGGATTTCCGCTATCCGCCGTTTACGGATGCGAAAAAGAAACTGGTCCATTTCTTTTTGAAGTAGAAAGATGCCGAGAAGAACGGGTGTTGCGGATTTGCCTTTGCATTCGGGGACAGTTCCCCGGTGGCTTGCCGATCGCATGCGTGACATGGGGCGGTTGATCGCAGAATCAATCGTTGAAAATTACGGGAAAAAAGAATTCTTGGTACGCTTAAGCGATCCGCTGTGGTTTCAGTCGTTTGGCGCTGTCCTTGGCATGGACTGGCATTCGTCGGGAATTACGACAAGTGTGATGTATGCGCTCAAGAGAGGCTTGAATCCGATAGCAAAGGAACTCGGTATTCGCGTTTGCGGTGGCCGTGGCAAGTATTCTCGGGAAACGCCGCAAGAACTTTGGGAAGTCGCAAACGCCACAGGCCTAGACGGGTACGCTTTGGAACGCACGAGTAAACTTTGTGCCAAAGTGGACAATACCGCCGTCCAGGACGGCTTTCAACTTTACCAGCATAACTTCATCGTAACCGATGAAGGAGACTGGGCCGTAGTGCAGCAGGGCATGAACTCCGGAGCGAAATCTGCCAGACGTTACCACTGGTGTTCTTCAAATTTAAGATCCTTTGTAGAGGATCCGCATACCGCCGTGATTGGCGAAAATCGCGGACAAATTTTGAATTTGACGGCAGAGAAGGCTCGGCGCACCCGGTCTTCGATTTTAGATTTTTCCCACGAAGATCCCGGGCGTATGATGCGCGAAATAGTGCAGATTGTACAGCCGAACGCATCCATCATCGTTCCGGCTCAGACCGACCTGTTCTTACCTACACCCGATCCGATTATCGTGAGCACGAACCGTGACTGCCGAATGCCTGCACACCATGAGGTTCGCCCGGAAGATGTGGACTTAAAACGCTTGGGCGGTGTCCTTGCGACTGCTTACGAATCTGAACCGAAGGACTTTGAAAGTTTACTGCTCACGCCGGGTCTTGGACCGCGTACCTTACAGTCGCTGACGCTTGTGAGCGAAGTAATCAACGGCACTCCTTCCCGCTTTCATGACCCGGCCAGGTTCTCCTTTGCGCACGGCGGAAAGGACGGTCATCCGTTCCCCGTACCGACCCGGGTTTACGACGAATCGATCCGCGTTCTCGGGGATTCCATTGAAAAGGCAAAGTTGGGCGACCGCGATAAAATGGAATGTTTGAACCGTTTGTATCAAACACAGCTCGCTGTGGAAAGGAACTGTTCTCCTCTAGCCGATTTCGACAAGACGATTGCGCATGAAAAAGCCCACTCCGAAGAATGGGGTGGGCGAACGGTGGGCGATTAAGTTAAATCCGCCTGCAAGGCTCGAATCGCATTTCCGCGGTGGCTGATGGGCTTTTTTTCTGCGAGTTCCATCTGGGCGAATGTACGGGTTTCTCCATTTGGAACAAAGAGCGGATCGTATCCGAAACCCTTATCGCCGATCGGGGCGAAGTTGATTTGTCCACGGCATTCGCCTTCATAGATTTTAGGTTTGGAAATTTCGAATTTTCCATCTGCATTTTGCGAAACGGTCTGGTACGAAAGGACGCAGAAGTAACGGGCGCTGCGGTCGGTTACGCCTTCGAGCTTTTTCATAAGCTTGACGTTGTTCGCTGCGTCGTCATCATGGTGACCGCAGTAGCGAGCGCTGTAGATTCCCGGTTCTCCGTTCAGGGAAAAGACTTCTAAGCCGGAATCGTCGGCGAGGACGGTCGCTTCGATCCCTTTTTTCGCGAGCCATTCGGCTGTGGTATTGGATTTGATAATCGCGTTTGCGGCAAAGGAATCTCCGTTCTCGTCGATATCTCCGTCAAAACCGATATCTTTTAAAGTTTTGAACTCGTTGTGTTCCGTTCCGAGAATGAAGGCGAAGTCGCGGATCTTGCCCGGATTGCCTGTGGCGATCACAAATAAGCGTTTCATTTTGTTTCGACCGTGTCTTGTTTGGGTTCGGGCGCAACGATAGCTTTTTTTAAGGCGAGAGCCTCTCCATTTCGAAGAGGCTCTCATAAAAGGGACGACTATAAGCCGGGTTTTGTGCCGGCCAAAGGTCGGCGATGACCATCTATCTGGATCCGCTATTACTAGCGGCCTCAAGCAACCTACCCGAATTCCAGCTGGAAAAGGCTACCCAGGCACTCCGAAGAGTACGGAACTCTGCTTGGTCTTGCACCGGATGGGGCTTGCCGTGCCGTTCCTGTCACCAGAAACGCGGTGAGCTCTTACCTCGCCTTTTCACCCTTACCTCTTGCGAGGCGGTATGTTTTCTGCTGCGCTATCCGTCGTATTTCTACGCCTGGACGTTATCCAGCATCCTGCCTTGCGGTGCCCGGACTTTCCTCCCTCGTTTTCACGAGAGCGGCCATCCGTCGTCCCACTTCAAATGTAGCATAATTTTCTATCCTTTTAAATATGAAAAAAGCGCTTCGTCTCGTCGGAATTGTGGCTGCGATCCTGGTTGTTTTAGTGATAGCGGCCTGTTTTACCGCTCCCAAGATCGCCAAGGGCTATATAGAGGACCACTCCAAGGAACTCGTAGGCCGTCGACTGCAGATCGGGGACATTTCTTTTAACCCGTTGCGCTTTACGATTTCCGTCGACGACTTTACGCTTTTCGAAAAGGACGATTCAGCAAAGTTCGTCGCCTTCAAACAGTTCTATGTGAACATCGACCCGTCTTGCCTCTTGATCGGGGACATCTGTCTTTCGGAAGTGAAGATCGATTCTCCTTATGCGAGAGTGATGAAAAATGGCGGAATCTTTAACTTTACCGATATTTTGAACAAGTTTGCCGCTTCGGCGGATTCTGCGAAGGCAGAGGC
Coding sequences within it:
- the rdgB gene encoding RdgB/HAM1 family non-canonical purine NTP pyrophosphatase translates to MKRLFVIATGNPGKIRDFAFILGTEHNEFKTLKDIGFDGDIDENGDSFAANAIIKSNTTAEWLAKKGIEATVLADDSGLEVFSLNGEPGIYSARYCGHHDDDAANNVKLMKKLEGVTDRSARYFCVLSYQTVSQNADGKFEISKPKIYEGECRGQINFAPIGDKGFGYDPLFVPNGETRTFAQMELAEKKPISHRGNAIRALQADLT
- a CDS encoding DUF763 domain-containing protein, which codes for MPRRTGVADLPLHSGTVPRWLADRMRDMGRLIAESIVENYGKKEFLVRLSDPLWFQSFGAVLGMDWHSSGITTSVMYALKRGLNPIAKELGIRVCGGRGKYSRETPQELWEVANATGLDGYALERTSKLCAKVDNTAVQDGFQLYQHNFIVTDEGDWAVVQQGMNSGAKSARRYHWCSSNLRSFVEDPHTAVIGENRGQILNLTAEKARRTRSSILDFSHEDPGRMMREIVQIVQPNASIIVPAQTDLFLPTPDPIIVSTNRDCRMPAHHEVRPEDVDLKRLGGVLATAYESEPKDFESLLLTPGLGPRTLQSLTLVSEVINGTPSRFHDPARFSFAHGGKDGHPFPVPTRVYDESIRVLGDSIEKAKLGDRDKMECLNRLYQTQLAVERNCSPLADFDKTIAHEKAHSEEWGGRTVGD